In a single window of the Bradyrhizobium erythrophlei genome:
- a CDS encoding glycoside hydrolase family 65 protein: MLHHERLRPPSHDYPADEWNVIEKTFHPEFLAQSETMSALGNGYLGMRGCPEEGGPNAENGTFINGFYETRPIVYGEEAYGFAKTGQTICNVTGSKIIKLFVDDEPFWLPNARLLKYDRRLNMKSGTLDREILWETPAGKQVSITSRRLISFANRHVAAISYCVTLLNAQAFVVISSEMATNEASAGDSGGDPRLARALPGRVLHPRASYSKDRRIVLCHATESSRFTLTCATDTALESSSPHSCKVVHTADFGQVAFTIDAQPGCPLELTKYLVYHTSQTVSAEELCGRAEWTLDRVVTQGFRQLLASQQQYMDDFWRRSDVRIKDIREDRTKRSTVEIQQAIRFNLFHILQASARAEDTGVPAKGLTGQAYEGHYFWDTEIYLLPFLTYTSPRIARNLLAFRYKMLPQARARAKELDHRGAMFPWRTINGEEASAYYAAGTAQYHINADIMYALRKYVQATGDEAFLRDFGAEMLVETARLWLDLGFYSDAKGGKFCINGVTGPNEYNAVVNDNAYTNLMARENLRYATEVVESLRATELDAYNALVQKTALEPSEAKAWIHAAENMYVPYDEKLQIIPEDDNFLDKEPWDFRNTPADHYPLLLFYHPLNIYRKRVIKQADVILAMFLLGDVFSPESKKRNFDFYDPLTTGDSSLSSCVEAIIAAQIGDIDKAIRYGMAALLMDLADVGGNVKDGCHIASMGGTWMMLTYGFGGMRDDDGTLSFWPRRAPEDNAILRFPVTYRGQLLEVEIGLEKVEYALREGECLVIRHETEEVELTRENPLAVRTISRR; this comes from the coding sequence ATGCTGCACCATGAACGCCTCAGGCCGCCATCCCATGATTATCCGGCCGATGAGTGGAACGTCATCGAAAAAACGTTTCACCCTGAATTCCTGGCCCAGTCGGAAACGATGTCGGCGCTCGGCAACGGATATCTCGGCATGCGCGGGTGCCCGGAAGAAGGGGGCCCCAACGCCGAGAATGGCACTTTTATCAATGGGTTCTATGAAACACGCCCGATTGTCTATGGCGAAGAAGCTTATGGTTTCGCCAAAACTGGCCAGACGATCTGCAACGTGACCGGCAGCAAGATCATCAAGCTCTTCGTTGATGACGAGCCGTTCTGGTTGCCCAATGCGCGTTTGTTAAAATACGACCGGCGGCTCAACATGAAGTCCGGGACGCTCGACCGGGAGATCCTTTGGGAGACGCCCGCCGGAAAACAGGTGTCGATCACATCCCGACGTTTGATCTCTTTCGCCAACCGGCACGTGGCCGCCATCTCCTATTGTGTGACACTCCTCAATGCGCAAGCCTTTGTCGTGATCTCGTCGGAGATGGCGACCAATGAAGCCAGCGCCGGCGACAGCGGGGGCGACCCGCGATTGGCGCGAGCCCTTCCGGGCCGGGTACTCCATCCGCGAGCGAGCTACTCCAAAGACCGGCGCATCGTGCTGTGCCATGCGACCGAAAGCAGCCGCTTCACGCTGACATGTGCGACTGACACTGCGTTGGAGAGCTCTTCCCCGCATTCCTGCAAGGTTGTCCACACCGCTGACTTCGGCCAAGTTGCGTTCACCATCGACGCGCAGCCCGGCTGTCCACTCGAACTAACCAAATACCTCGTCTATCACACCTCGCAGACGGTTTCGGCCGAAGAGCTCTGCGGCCGTGCTGAATGGACATTGGATCGCGTAGTGACCCAGGGCTTCCGGCAGCTGCTCGCCTCTCAACAGCAGTACATGGACGATTTTTGGCGCCGGAGCGATGTGCGGATCAAGGATATCAGGGAGGACCGAACAAAGCGCAGCACCGTGGAGATCCAACAAGCGATCCGTTTCAACCTTTTTCACATTCTGCAGGCCTCGGCGCGGGCGGAGGACACGGGTGTGCCGGCGAAAGGCCTCACCGGACAAGCTTACGAAGGGCACTACTTTTGGGACACGGAGATCTACTTGCTGCCGTTTCTGACCTACACGTCCCCGCGGATCGCCAGGAATCTCTTGGCCTTTCGCTACAAGATGCTGCCGCAGGCACGAGCGCGCGCCAAGGAATTAGACCATCGAGGAGCCATGTTTCCGTGGCGCACCATCAACGGGGAAGAAGCATCGGCGTACTACGCCGCCGGAACCGCGCAGTATCACATCAATGCGGACATCATGTACGCGCTGCGCAAGTATGTGCAGGCGACGGGCGATGAAGCATTCCTGCGAGACTTCGGTGCCGAGATGCTCGTGGAAACGGCGCGCCTATGGCTGGACCTGGGGTTCTACTCGGATGCAAAAGGAGGAAAGTTCTGCATCAACGGTGTCACTGGCCCCAATGAATACAACGCCGTCGTAAATGACAACGCATATACGAATTTGATGGCCCGCGAAAACCTGCGGTACGCAACCGAGGTTGTCGAATCCCTGCGGGCGACAGAGCTGGATGCATACAACGCGCTTGTACAAAAAACCGCGCTTGAGCCGTCTGAGGCGAAGGCATGGATCCACGCGGCGGAGAATATGTATGTGCCGTATGATGAAAAGCTGCAGATTATTCCGGAGGATGACAACTTTCTGGACAAGGAGCCATGGGATTTCCGGAACACGCCGGCCGACCATTATCCGCTGCTGCTATTTTATCATCCTCTGAATATTTATCGGAAGCGAGTGATCAAGCAAGCGGACGTCATCTTGGCCATGTTCTTGTTGGGCGACGTTTTTTCTCCAGAATCGAAGAAGCGCAACTTTGATTTCTACGACCCATTGACGACGGGCGACTCATCGCTCTCGTCATGCGTCGAGGCGATCATCGCCGCACAGATCGGCGACATTGATAAAGCCATTCGTTACGGGATGGCGGCACTGCTCATGGACTTGGCGGACGTGGGGGGTAACGTGAAGGACGGCTGTCATATCGCCTCCATGGGTGGCACCTGGATGATGCTTACCTATGGTTTCGGCGGTATGCGCGACGATGACGGCACGTTGTCGTTCTGGCCACGCCGTGCTCCCGAGGACAACGCCATCCTTCGATTTCCCGTAACCTACCGCGGCCAGCTGCTGGAAGTGGAAATCGGTCTGGAGAAGGTGGAGTACGCGTTGCGTGAGGGCGAGTGCCTCGTCATCCGCCATGAAACCGAAGAAGTTGAACTGACTCGGGAAAATCCGCTGGCGGTGCGGACAATCAGTAGAAGATGA
- a CDS encoding transglutaminase-like cysteine peptidase, translating to MSKATTSKSDATANNHRARNSATKCLSSVLCVFCVFVFCITAAHAQADIDEPFGLSTFPAAETAMAATWKALLVEINNDLSIVAKCREQSVSCSSPAAIGFVSIAKEGERHDGPALIGHLNRAANFAIRPLDTAHADDEWRSPLAILARSSGDCKHYAVLKYAMLRELGVSPDALKIIVVEVRSIHQLHAVLSVRAEKGRWLLLDNRTLMLIESSMALDYYDPLYELDQNGVRQFASSPRSPQLDGFASRSRSLR from the coding sequence ATGAGCAAAGCGACCACCTCCAAATCCGACGCAACAGCAAACAATCACCGTGCCCGAAATTCTGCCACCAAGTGTCTATCCAGTGTGCTTTGCGTTTTTTGTGTTTTCGTTTTTTGCATTACAGCGGCTCATGCCCAAGCAGACATTGACGAGCCCTTTGGACTTTCCACCTTTCCAGCGGCAGAAACAGCAATGGCAGCAACGTGGAAAGCACTGCTGGTCGAGATCAACAATGATCTTTCAATCGTCGCCAAGTGTCGCGAACAATCCGTGTCGTGTTCTTCGCCTGCCGCCATCGGATTTGTGAGCATCGCAAAAGAAGGCGAACGACATGACGGGCCGGCTCTGATTGGGCACCTTAATCGAGCAGCAAACTTTGCAATCAGGCCACTCGATACGGCTCACGCAGATGACGAATGGAGATCACCCCTGGCAATCCTCGCAAGGAGCAGTGGCGACTGCAAACACTATGCAGTACTAAAGTACGCAATGCTCCGAGAGCTCGGCGTTTCACCTGACGCCCTGAAGATTATCGTTGTTGAGGTTAGATCAATTCACCAGCTGCACGCTGTACTTTCGGTTCGGGCTGAGAAAGGCCGCTGGTTACTTCTTGATAATCGCACGCTGATGCTGATTGAAAGCTCTATGGCGCTCGATTACTATGATCCTTTGTACGAGCTAGATCAGAACGGAGTCAGACAATTCGCGTCGTCACCCCGCTCTCCCCAACTAGATGGTTTCGCATCAAGGAGCCGGAGCCTGCGATGA
- the ltrA gene encoding group II intron reverse transcriptase/maturase, with amino-acid sequence METKLEQIAVKARREPNLRFTSLAHHITRDRVLENLSEIPKRSAAGVDGQTVEAAKESFEGWIEPVLQSIHRQGYRAPNIRRVYIPKPGKTEKRPLGVPTVADRALQRTTAEVLSAIYEQDFLPCSFGGRPELSAHPALATLNEVIAGGMIGWVLEADLKNFFGSLNHDWVLRFVEYRVGDPRLISLIRRWLKAGVLEDGAVRPSEQGTPQGGSISVLLSNMYLHYVLDLWFERVVKGRLRGEARLVRYIDDFVICFQYRSDALRVQDALRLRLGKFGLALEPTKTKLVEFGRFAQKHAGKRGRNRPETIYFLGLTLYCSRNQKGNFKVGMRTEKSRLKRSLLSLQELMRRIRHYKISDQAGEINIVLRGHYAYYGVAGNLRSLVKVCRVVERYWRKMLCSRSWASRRLTWGRLQPNQRADTVADTKTAPPMREAAGASSAVNQLPKSVVR; translated from the coding sequence ATGGAAACGAAACTTGAACAGATAGCAGTGAAAGCTCGAAGGGAGCCAAATCTCCGCTTCACCTCGCTGGCCCATCACATCACGCGCGACCGGGTGCTGGAGAATCTATCAGAGATTCCGAAGCGATCCGCCGCCGGGGTGGATGGTCAGACGGTGGAGGCGGCGAAGGAGAGCTTCGAGGGCTGGATAGAGCCGGTGCTCCAATCCATCCACCGCCAGGGATATCGCGCGCCTAACATTCGGCGGGTCTATATCCCCAAGCCTGGCAAGACGGAGAAGCGCCCCCTCGGGGTTCCAACTGTCGCCGACCGGGCGCTCCAACGCACCACGGCTGAGGTGCTGTCCGCCATCTACGAGCAGGACTTCTTGCCCTGCTCGTTCGGCGGCAGGCCGGAGCTCAGCGCCCATCCCGCCTTGGCGACCCTCAATGAGGTCATCGCCGGCGGCATGATCGGCTGGGTGCTGGAGGCGGATTTGAAGAACTTCTTCGGGAGTCTCAATCATGATTGGGTCCTCCGGTTTGTCGAATATCGGGTAGGCGATCCGCGCCTGATCAGCTTGATCCGGCGTTGGTTGAAAGCGGGCGTCCTGGAAGATGGAGCGGTTCGTCCGAGCGAACAGGGAACCCCGCAAGGTGGATCGATTAGCGTGCTGTTGAGCAATATGTACCTTCATTACGTTCTCGACCTCTGGTTTGAACGCGTGGTGAAGGGCCGGTTGCGGGGCGAAGCCCGACTGGTGCGCTACATCGATGACTTTGTGATCTGTTTCCAATACCGATCGGATGCCCTCCGCGTGCAGGACGCCCTGCGTCTCCGGTTGGGGAAATTCGGCCTTGCTCTAGAGCCGACCAAGACCAAACTGGTCGAGTTCGGTCGGTTCGCGCAGAAACACGCGGGCAAGCGCGGCAGGAACCGCCCGGAAACAATCTACTTTCTGGGCCTGACGCTCTATTGCTCGCGAAACCAAAAAGGCAACTTCAAGGTTGGGATGCGTACCGAGAAATCTCGGCTAAAGCGCAGCCTCCTGTCTCTGCAAGAGCTGATGCGGCGAATACGGCATTATAAAATCAGCGACCAGGCCGGTGAAATCAACATCGTCCTGCGCGGCCACTATGCCTATTACGGCGTCGCCGGAAATCTCCGGAGCCTCGTAAAAGTCTGTCGGGTCGTCGAGCGTTACTGGCGCAAGATGTTGTGCAGCCGCAGCTGGGCAAGCCGTCGCCTCACTTGGGGACGCCTTCAACCAAATCAAAGAGCGGACACCGTTGCTGACACCAAAACTGCGCCTCCCATGCGGGAGGCTGCAGGCGCTAGCAGTGCTGTGAACCAACTGCCGAAGAGCGTAGTGCGGTAA
- a CDS encoding efflux RND transporter periplasmic adaptor subunit translates to MNLFALATFADIAFSEIHAAGSPESKPAAEREGGIRRSVSLVQKMNPTARSLLVGAALLAVIWAAPSAMAQPSPSGPPVVGVIKVERRPMTDSYEFNGRIEAMNSVNIIARLTAFLDQQLFTDGTDVKKGDPLYTLERPPFQAAVDVQEAAVAQAKAQLENSNIELWRKQELLEKNAGTKQALDSAQATQRVAAAQLQSAQAQLERAQIDLGYTEIHSPIDGRIGRASVTVGSMVGQTSGALSTVVSQDPMYVVFSVPTRRALELREEYSEKGGFDAVKIRLRLPDGRVYGQTGKLDFINNAIAQDTDTFLLRGVISNPVLGQQTAGGVNLRELVADEFVTVLLESVQPKRVIAVPRAAVLADQQGSYVYVVDDQNIARQRRVRLGQVTPEAAGIVDGLKEGEQVVVEGLQRARPNAPVTPAPATSIASRS, encoded by the coding sequence ATGAACTTGTTCGCGCTGGCGACATTTGCAGATATCGCGTTCAGCGAAATTCATGCGGCGGGCTCACCCGAGTCGAAGCCGGCCGCCGAGCGAGAAGGCGGCATCCGCAGGTCCGTATCGCTCGTGCAAAAGATGAACCCGACGGCACGTTCATTGTTGGTTGGAGCGGCGCTCTTGGCCGTCATATGGGCCGCCCCCTCTGCGATGGCACAGCCTTCACCCTCCGGTCCGCCAGTGGTCGGAGTGATCAAGGTGGAACGTCGGCCGATGACCGACAGCTACGAATTCAACGGCCGTATTGAGGCGATGAACAGCGTCAACATCATAGCGCGCCTGACCGCCTTTTTGGACCAGCAGCTTTTCACGGATGGTACCGACGTCAAGAAGGGCGATCCGCTTTACACGCTGGAGCGCCCGCCGTTCCAGGCAGCGGTCGACGTCCAGGAGGCGGCGGTCGCGCAAGCCAAGGCGCAGCTCGAGAACAGCAACATCGAGCTTTGGCGCAAGCAAGAACTGCTCGAGAAAAATGCTGGTACCAAGCAGGCCCTCGACAGCGCGCAAGCAACCCAGCGCGTCGCGGCGGCGCAGCTGCAATCAGCACAGGCACAGCTCGAACGCGCACAGATCGATCTTGGCTATACCGAGATCCACTCGCCGATCGATGGCCGCATCGGGCGTGCATCGGTGACCGTGGGCAGCATGGTCGGCCAGACATCCGGCGCCTTGAGCACGGTGGTCAGCCAGGACCCGATGTACGTGGTCTTTTCGGTCCCGACGCGCCGCGCCCTCGAGTTGCGCGAAGAGTATTCCGAGAAGGGCGGATTCGATGCGGTGAAGATCCGACTTCGCCTTCCGGACGGGAGGGTCTATGGCCAGACAGGGAAGCTCGACTTCATCAATAACGCGATCGCACAGGATACCGACACATTCCTTCTCCGCGGGGTCATTTCGAATCCCGTCCTGGGGCAGCAGACGGCGGGCGGTGTCAACCTTCGCGAGCTTGTGGCCGACGAGTTCGTGACCGTGCTTCTTGAATCCGTGCAGCCGAAGCGGGTCATCGCCGTGCCGCGCGCCGCCGTCCTCGCCGATCAGCAAGGCAGTTACGTGTATGTCGTGGACGATCAGAATATCGCCCGGCAGCGCCGGGTGCGTCTCGGCCAGGTGACGCCGGAGGCGGCTGGCATTGTTGATGGCCTCAAGGAGGGAGAGCAGGTCGTCGTCGAGGGACTTCAACGGGCGCGACCCAACGCGCCGGTGACACCCGCGCCCGCAACGTCCATCGCTA
- a CDS encoding F0F1 ATP synthase subunit epsilon, with protein MSTFKANLVSPEKLLFSDEVDQVDLPGLEGDFGVLAGHAPIVSALRPGIVVIRAADTQQGFVVLGGLAEFSKEELTILADAASTVEDFDLTDLMARIDVLQDNLAKISIGQELDRAMEQLDHYKSLHKSLTLTTAF; from the coding sequence ATGTCAACTTTCAAAGCAAACCTTGTGTCGCCGGAAAAGCTCTTGTTTTCAGACGAGGTAGATCAGGTCGACTTGCCGGGCTTGGAAGGCGATTTCGGCGTTCTGGCCGGCCATGCGCCGATCGTTTCAGCGCTACGCCCGGGAATTGTAGTAATTAGAGCCGCTGACACCCAGCAGGGATTTGTAGTGCTAGGAGGGCTGGCCGAATTTTCGAAAGAGGAACTCACCATTCTTGCGGACGCTGCCTCAACAGTTGAGGATTTTGATCTTACTGACCTAATGGCCCGCATCGACGTATTGCAGGATAACTTGGCGAAGATTTCGATCGGCCAAGAACTTGATCGTGCCATGGAACAGCTCGATCATTACAAATCCCTCCACAAGAGTTTGACCCTGACCACGGCCTTCTAG
- a CDS encoding glycogen/starch/alpha-glucan phosphorylase: MGPELTSNSPANARSPIALTNVRTGLGADAIATALIENLHCLQGKLPRHATRNDWYMALAYTVRDRMMERYVATVGSIAGANTDAKVVGYLSAEFLTGPHLGNSLINLGIWQAVEEALSRVGQDLSGLLEQEEEPGLGNGGLGRLAACYMDSLATLNVPAIGYGIRYEFGIFDQAIRDGWQVEVTDKWLRFGNPWEIVRSEIAFDVKFGGRTEPYQDEAGRYCVRWLPEKVVKGIAYDTPVPGYRVPTTNLLRLWKAEATEPFDFEAFNVGDYYRAVDEKVISETISKVLYPNDEPEAGKQLRLAQQYFFVSCSLQDMIRLLLMRDKALNELHSYWAVQLNDTHPSIAVAELMRLLVDEHAMEWGEAWAVTQKTCGYTNHTLLAEALERWPLPLFAKLLPRHLEIIYEINRRFLDDLRLRYPNDDQLLRRLSLIDEAGDKYIRMAHLASVGSHAINGVAALHTELLKRTVLRDFHRVSPEKFLNVTNGVTPRRWIALSNPNLSALITRHIGDRWIANLEDELKHLEPLASDIDFQRDWQAVKADNKRNLAGFIKERTGVIVDPHSLFDIQVKRLHEYKRQHLNLLYLVTLYNRLRRDSSAAGPPRTVIFGGKAAPGYRMAKLIIKLINSVAAVVNQDPVVSEVLKVVFLPDFNVKNGHRVYPAADLSEQISTAGKEASGTGNMKFAMNGAITIGTLDGANIEIRDAVGHENFFLFGLTAEEVERVRAEGYRPGSIYQSNPELREAIDLINSGFFSNGDRGLFYPLVESLLTSDDYMLLADYQAYVECQQHVSDAYSDQNAWTRMSILNTARVGHFSSDRSIREYCRDIWKVTPIAPDERRA, from the coding sequence ATGGGGCCTGAACTCACGAGTAATTCCCCAGCCAACGCACGCAGCCCGATTGCTCTCACGAACGTTCGCACCGGACTTGGAGCGGATGCGATCGCCACAGCCCTGATCGAAAACCTGCACTGCCTTCAGGGAAAACTGCCACGGCACGCGACGCGCAACGACTGGTACATGGCCCTCGCCTACACCGTTCGCGACCGCATGATGGAGCGCTATGTAGCCACCGTGGGATCGATTGCCGGAGCGAATACGGACGCCAAGGTTGTTGGCTATCTTTCGGCGGAGTTTTTGACGGGACCGCATCTCGGCAACAGCCTCATCAATCTCGGGATATGGCAGGCCGTAGAGGAGGCGCTGTCGCGAGTGGGGCAAGATCTGTCGGGCCTCCTTGAGCAGGAGGAGGAGCCTGGGTTGGGTAATGGCGGTCTCGGCCGCCTGGCGGCGTGCTACATGGACTCGCTGGCGACGCTGAACGTTCCGGCTATCGGCTACGGCATCCGCTACGAGTTCGGAATCTTCGATCAGGCGATTCGTGACGGCTGGCAGGTCGAGGTCACGGACAAGTGGCTGCGCTTCGGCAACCCCTGGGAGATCGTGCGTTCGGAAATCGCGTTCGATGTGAAGTTCGGAGGGCGCACGGAGCCGTACCAAGACGAAGCCGGTCGATATTGCGTGCGCTGGCTTCCCGAGAAGGTGGTCAAGGGCATCGCCTACGACACCCCCGTCCCGGGCTACCGAGTGCCCACCACAAACCTCTTGCGCTTGTGGAAGGCCGAAGCCACTGAACCCTTCGATTTCGAAGCATTCAACGTCGGCGACTACTACCGGGCCGTGGACGAGAAGGTCATATCGGAAACCATCTCCAAGGTGCTTTATCCCAACGACGAGCCTGAAGCAGGCAAGCAGCTGCGGCTGGCACAGCAGTACTTCTTTGTGTCCTGCTCGCTGCAGGACATGATCCGATTGCTCCTTATGCGCGACAAAGCGCTCAACGAGCTTCATTCGTATTGGGCCGTGCAGTTGAATGACACACATCCCTCCATTGCCGTTGCCGAGTTGATGCGCCTGCTCGTGGACGAGCACGCGATGGAGTGGGGTGAGGCGTGGGCTGTCACCCAGAAGACATGCGGCTACACGAATCACACGCTTCTTGCCGAAGCGCTCGAGCGGTGGCCGCTGCCATTGTTCGCCAAGCTATTGCCGCGCCATCTGGAAATCATCTACGAGATCAATCGTCGCTTCCTCGACGATCTCCGGCTGCGCTATCCGAATGACGATCAGCTGCTTCGGCGGCTTTCGCTGATCGATGAAGCGGGAGACAAATATATACGCATGGCGCACCTCGCGAGCGTTGGGAGCCATGCGATCAACGGGGTGGCCGCCCTCCATACCGAGCTTTTGAAGCGGACGGTGCTCCGCGATTTCCACCGGGTGTCGCCGGAGAAATTCCTCAACGTGACGAACGGCGTGACGCCGCGGCGCTGGATCGCGCTGAGCAATCCGAACTTGAGCGCGCTCATCACTCGGCACATCGGTGACCGATGGATAGCGAATCTGGAAGACGAGCTCAAGCACCTTGAGCCGCTGGCTAGCGACATCGACTTTCAAAGAGATTGGCAAGCCGTCAAGGCCGATAACAAACGCAACCTAGCCGGCTTCATCAAGGAGCGCACGGGCGTCATCGTGGATCCGCACTCGCTCTTCGACATCCAGGTGAAGCGGCTGCACGAGTACAAGCGCCAACACCTGAACCTCTTATACTTGGTCACTCTTTACAACAGGCTCAGGCGTGACTCCAGCGCTGCGGGACCTCCCCGAACGGTCATCTTCGGCGGCAAGGCCGCTCCGGGATACCGCATGGCCAAGCTGATCATCAAGTTAATCAACTCCGTCGCGGCCGTCGTCAATCAAGACCCAGTCGTCTCTGAGGTTCTCAAAGTGGTGTTCCTGCCGGACTTCAACGTCAAGAACGGCCACCGCGTCTATCCCGCCGCAGATCTGTCGGAACAGATCTCCACGGCAGGCAAGGAGGCGTCGGGCACAGGCAACATGAAATTCGCCATGAACGGGGCAATAACAATCGGCACGTTGGACGGCGCCAACATCGAGATCCGCGACGCAGTGGGACACGAGAATTTCTTCTTGTTCGGCCTGACGGCTGAGGAGGTCGAAAGAGTAAGGGCTGAGGGCTACAGACCGGGCAGCATATACCAATCAAATCCGGAGCTGCGCGAGGCAATCGACCTCATCAATTCCGGATTCTTTTCAAACGGCGATCGCGGGCTCTTTTACCCGCTGGTCGAATCGCTGCTCACAAGCGACGACTACATGCTCCTGGCGGACTATCAGGCCTACGTGGAATGCCAACAGCACGTCAGCGACGCGTACTCCGATCAAAATGCCTGGACGCGCATGTCTATTCTCAACACCGCGCGGGTCGGTCACTTCTCCTCCGACCGCTCGATTCGGGAATATTGCCGCGACATCTGGAAGGTCACGCCGATCGCTCCTGACGAAAGACGAGCATGA
- a CDS encoding HAD family hydrolase, with translation MPRPESKRVNRDQYDAVLFDLDGVITNTATLHATCWKQMFDEYLRERAEQKGEVFRPFDLATDYRLYVDGELRFDGVRDFLRSRRIQLPEGTPDDPADVETVHGLGNRKNELVNCAIAELGVEPYAGTVQFIHQLRRDGFKIAVVTSSQNCDAVLRAAKLDDLFEVRVDGNLIQAQRLAGKPAPDTFLIAAKQLGVEPIRTVVIEDAISGVEAGSNGKFGLVIGVARKGNAEELKRHGAHLVVDDLGELVE, from the coding sequence ATGCCGCGGCCTGAGAGCAAGCGCGTCAACCGTGACCAGTACGACGCCGTTCTTTTTGATCTCGACGGCGTAATAACGAACACTGCCACTCTCCACGCGACGTGTTGGAAGCAGATGTTTGACGAATACCTTCGGGAGCGAGCGGAACAGAAAGGGGAGGTATTCCGCCCCTTTGATCTCGCCACGGACTACCGGCTCTACGTGGATGGAGAGCTCCGTTTCGACGGCGTTCGTGACTTTTTGAGATCACGCCGTATCCAACTGCCTGAGGGAACCCCTGACGACCCTGCAGACGTCGAAACCGTGCACGGACTCGGGAATCGCAAGAACGAGCTGGTGAACTGTGCCATCGCGGAGCTGGGCGTGGAGCCTTACGCCGGAACCGTCCAATTCATTCATCAACTCCGCCGGGATGGGTTCAAAATTGCCGTCGTGACCTCCAGTCAAAACTGCGATGCCGTCCTGAGGGCGGCCAAGTTAGACGACCTGTTCGAAGTGCGGGTCGACGGCAATCTGATCCAAGCACAGCGACTTGCCGGGAAACCGGCCCCGGACACGTTCTTGATAGCTGCAAAGCAGCTCGGTGTTGAGCCGATACGGACAGTGGTCATCGAGGATGCCATTTCCGGAGTTGAGGCCGGCTCCAATGGGAAGTTCGGGCTTGTGATCGGCGTCGCACGCAAGGGAAATGCCGAGGAGCTGAAGCGTCATGGCGCGCATCTGGTGGTCGACGACTTGGGCGAACTGGTCGAGTGA
- a CDS encoding histidine phosphatase family protein — MNVFAIRHGETAWSRSGQHTGTTDIPLTDNGRRLAKRMRPVLAAEAFALVLCSPMQRARETCELAGLGDKAVIDFDLVEWNYGEYEGLTPEQIQEIAPGWLIFRDGCPGGETPEHVGARVDRVIARSRAMEGDTALFAHGHVLRVFVARWIGLPPGGGQHFLLNTGTLCVLGYYGKIPALGIWNGPLLD, encoded by the coding sequence GTGAACGTGTTCGCAATCAGGCACGGGGAGACGGCCTGGAGCCGCAGTGGCCAGCACACGGGTACGACGGACATTCCGTTGACCGACAACGGCCGCCGGCTTGCCAAGCGGATGCGGCCGGTACTCGCGGCCGAAGCCTTTGCGCTGGTTCTCTGCAGCCCGATGCAGCGAGCACGAGAGACCTGCGAGCTGGCAGGCTTGGGAGATAAGGCCGTCATCGACTTTGATCTCGTCGAGTGGAATTACGGGGAATACGAGGGGCTGACGCCCGAGCAAATCCAGGAGATCGCGCCGGGCTGGTTGATCTTCCGGGATGGATGCCCGGGCGGCGAGACGCCGGAGCACGTCGGTGCGCGCGTGGACCGGGTGATCGCCCGGTCGCGCGCGATGGAGGGCGACACCGCGTTGTTCGCGCACGGGCACGTCCTGCGCGTGTTCGTGGCGCGCTGGATCGGGCTGCCTCCGGGCGGAGGTCAACACTTTCTGCTGAATACGGGCACCCTGTGTGTGCTGGGCTACTACGGCAAAATACCGGCCCTAGGGATTTGGAACGGACCTCTCCTCGACTAG
- a CDS encoding CBS domain-containing protein — translation MESILRKKGTDVATIAPEVSVKRAADWLRAKSIGALVVTRGDAVLGLISEREIVHAISRYGETATSMSVSDIMRHGVITLSPAETVSHVMDLMTRHRVRHMPVVHDGKLAGIISIGDVVKHRLDDLELETNVLRDAYIAAR, via the coding sequence GTGGAAAGTATTCTGAGAAAAAAGGGAACCGACGTGGCAACAATAGCCCCGGAAGTTAGCGTCAAGAGAGCGGCTGATTGGCTGCGTGCAAAAAGTATTGGCGCTCTCGTGGTAACGCGCGGCGACGCAGTTCTTGGTCTCATTTCTGAACGTGAAATCGTTCACGCGATTTCTCGCTACGGCGAGACTGCCACATCGATGTCTGTGAGCGACATCATGCGACATGGCGTAATCACCTTATCCCCGGCCGAAACTGTCTCTCACGTGATGGACCTGATGACCCGCCACCGCGTGCGCCACATGCCGGTGGTCCATGACGGCAAGCTCGCCGGTATAATTAGCATCGGCGACGTGGTCAAACATCGTCTGGACGATCTGGAACTCGAGACCAACGTCCTGCGCGATGCCTACATTGCTGCACGTTAA